From one Pecten maximus chromosome 8, xPecMax1.1, whole genome shotgun sequence genomic stretch:
- the LOC117333690 gene encoding complement C1q-like protein 4, which yields MAFLRISVIILSFSLVFGKLGEDVNEFEKMREDNMKLFNSLKQEMNTIRMENQKLHLANEQLSERLDTLESTGGLHRLARQTSSRVAFYAMIRYNIPHVSTHQTLHFDSVQTNDGNAYNPGTGTFTCPETGTYMFHWSINQATPTHGLGGTISTSLLKNGMLTASLQTGDNNVPASSSNSAILHLRAGDRVYVQIAQASSDAYIGQTYSGFSGFKLY from the exons ATGGCTTTTCTTCGCATTTCAGtcattattttatctttttccTTGGTTTTTGGAAAACTTGGAGAAGATGTCAACGAGTTTGAAAAAATGCGAGAAGACAACATGAAATTGTTTAATTCCCTTAAACAGGAAATGAATACCATCCGTATGGAAAACCAGAAGCTCCATTTGGCTAATGAGCAACTCTCCGAGAGACTTGACACGCTGGAGTCAACTGGAGGCTTACACAGGCTAGCACGGCAAACAA GTTCCCGTGTGGCTTTCTACGCAATGATCAGATACAATATCCCACACGTCTCAACACACCAGACCCTCCATTTTGACTCGGTACAGACTAACGACGGGAACGCTTATAATCCGGGTACAGGAACATTCACGTGCCCCGAGACGGGAACATACATGTTTCACTGGAGTATCAACCAGGCCACGCCCACCCACGGCTTAGGTGGAACCATCAGCACCAGTCTTCTCAAGAACGGTATGTTGACTGCCTCGCTTCAGACCGGAGACAATAACGTACCAGCCTCGAGTTCCAACTCCGCTATATTGCATCTTCGTGCTGGGGACCGAGTTTATGTCCAGATCGCCCAGGCCAGCAGCGATGCCTACATTGGTCAAACTTACTCTGGTTTCTCTGGATTTAAACTGTACTAA